The Oculatellaceae cyanobacterium genome segment TCGATTACTATTGATTAAATCTTTTAAAGCTTGAATTCTGTTTTCTTGCGATTCAGACATCATTATTGATTTTGCTCAATTACTCTTCTATTTTATTATTCCTTACTCAGTTTGTTTCACAAATCATTTAGACTCGCTATAATATAACTCGAATGCCGCTTTTAGCCCCATTAGCACACAACCTGCCTATAAGTGCTGCAATGCTTTCAAACTCAAATAAAATCGGTGCTTCGTCAATGAAAAAGATTGATGCTGGAGATGACAATGCCCTTCTTAAAGCTGCTGAATAAGCAGACAATGCCAAAATTGCAGCATCTTCATCGCTAGAAAGGTTTCGTAAGGCAAACACCAACATCCTGGCGTTACTTCTAAACGTTGAAGGACTAGAAATTGATTTACCAACCCGTGATGATAACCAAAAGCGCAGCCGTAGTTTAATTTGTTCTAAAGCAGCTTTAACGTCCCCAGAAATGCTTGATAATCTTAATCTTTCAATTGAACAATAGGAAAAGAAATCATTCAAAGTTGGCATTGATTGCCATTGAGTTGAACCAAACCCATTAATATAAGCTTGGGCATAGCGATCGCGTATTTGAATATCTCCAAAAAAAGCATCCAAAGCCAGTGCTAAAATCGACCTAATAGTATCGTTAAAAACTTTGGTTTGAGGTTGAGTGCTTCCTACTCGCCCAACAACCATTGTCATCAATGCTGAAGCTAGAAACTCCTGATAATCTTCAAACCTCTCTCGTTGTAACTGAGGATCGAGAGATTTCAAATCGGGAAGTTCAAACAAATTGCTAGACTCTTTACCTACGTCAAAATAGCCCCCATCATCTCCTAAAAAATCTGTGTAGTCGCTGAAAGTGCTGCTGCCATCCGGTTTGGGGTAATCCATCGCCACTACGGGCAACCCGTAAGCTAATACCTGAGTCAGCATTCCCGATGCTAAAACTGATTTACCACTGCGAGTTGTACCGAATAACCCAATATTTCTGTGGTTTTTACATAAATCTAAAAATATTGGTGTCCCGCCTTCTTCAGAAATTAACTCAAATCCACTTTTATCCCAAGAACAAGTTCGTACTAAGGGCATCAGCCCAGGAACTTCCCCACTCAGATAAACTTGACGACGGTTAAAAGGATGTGTCAGTAAGCGTTCCCAAATAATTGGAAAAGTTTGCAACCAAATTCGCCACGCATACTCAGTTTCTCGCAGCACCCAAGCTGGACGCAAAAATAGTGATGTTAGATATCGACAAGCTTCATCTAGTTGGGCGCGACTTCTGCGGTAAACCAAGAATGCTACTGCGGTATGAATTGGAATAGCACCCTCATATAGCTCTTCTTGTGCAGCAACGCTCTTTTTGATATTAATCATCGACATAACATCAATAGAGTTGCTATCCTGTGCCAGTTTAGATGCCGTATTCGCCTGCTTTGTCAAACGCTGCATATTAGTTTTAACGATCGCTTCGTTAGCCCGCGTCAACTGACAAAAAACTTCTGTATCAAATACCTTCTCCTGGGCTATGACTTCCCACAGATAACGCATCTGGGCTTCCTTACAACTCCAGCCCCCAGGCTTATCCACAAACGTCAGCATCCCAATGTACTTATTCTTGAGATAAACCCACTGGCGATCGGCAAATGGTACAGCCGTTGCCGATTCCATTAATAATGTGGTTGGGTGTACCTCCGTATACACTTCCTCTCGCAGTCCATCATCATCCAAAATTAACAGTTGAGGAATTTGACGCGGTGGACTATCGTTAAATCGCTGCCATAAATGCAACCACAATTCTTCATCGGTTAAAGAACGGATGTCCAACCCCATTTTGTTTGATAATAAATGATTCCAAAATTCATACCCATCAGTAAATGCCGAGTAGAATAACCGTTCGTAACGAACATATTCTGTACCTTGCAATTCACCGATAAAAGACTTCCAATACTTCTCTATCCTGACTAACCACTTTTCAATTAAATCTGCCGATCCTTGAGTATCTGGCTCTACTGTATATGTGGCATAGAGGCGTAAAAACTTAGGTTTTCTTATTCCTTTTTTGGTCAGTTCCTGTACTCTGGCTCGTTCTGCCATTACCAGATATTGCAATTCGTTATTGGGTGCTACTTTTAGCAAAGAAGCTAGCTGTTCTTGACGCTCTTGATCGTCAGTAAAAGAACCTAAATGAACTGTTAGCTCTTCACTATCTGGTAAATCTTTTAATCCTGCTTCCAAAGCATCAAATACAGTATCTATTTCATCAGGACGTAAAGTAGTATGTATGCCTCGGCATTCCCAACCAAAACGGATTTTAATACTATTTGCTCCCTTCTTTTGGATGTAAGCACCAATCTTTCTTCCTCCTAAAGCAATTCGTAACATTGAAACAAGCTGAAAAGAATCTTCAAGAGGCGTATAAGTTTTAGTACCATGCCCACTATTAAGCTTACGCTTACCGACTTTAGCCATACTCGCTCTCCAGATTTTTTATCAATGATGTCTCCGGTTAAAAGACAGCGATACTTTATTGGTCATGCGTTGAGGAAAATACTAATCTTTAAATTCATGGGTAAAGTTTAAAAAACTTGTTTGAAAAAGAGATGGCAGTTAACAGCAATTTTCTGAATATCGGTTCGTTATCACATCTTTCTAAGATTTAGTGCAAGCGACGTATTTTTTTACTACTAATCCCAATTTGTGAAAGAACCCGTTCATATTTTGCATAACCTCTCGTCCAAGTTGGCGTAGCGACAAATTTAGAAAGGAACCGCCAACCTTTGCTTCCAGTAAGAATCCACCAAGTAGAAATACCCCACGCAGCAATTGTCCCAACCCAAATCCAACTCAAGCCCAGAATTAGTTTGCCAACGTAATAACTACTAAAAGCGATCGCCGTCCAAGGAACTACTTGATCTGCTGGAAAAAAACCAACTTTAGGTGCTTTTCCTAAACTAGAGTTAACAACTCGAAATCTCTTAGAATCACGTTCCATGTACTTTCTTGACAGCTTATGTAGCTGTACTACCACCAGTAATTATTCCAGCTAAAACATCACCCATTGTCACGGTAATCAAAATAATTAATGGGGTTCGTGCCAAATTTTGCCAGTCTTCATCATTACGAGCAGAAGAAATAACTCTTGCTAAAGAAACTGCTAAATAAAGTACGAACAAAGCACGCAAAGAGTTAAAATTTTGGGGGCGACCACGCCGCTAGAGCGGCTGGTCTATAAGGCTTATAGCTCTCAAGCCCCTTTGATAAAATGACTTTTTATTCGCAATAAGGTTGAGCATTTCCTCTACCCATAACTGACACTCATGAAAACCAACCAGCCAACTTTCGCCATATAAACCTATCCAAAAGTTACTATGTCTTCTTCTGGTTCTACCTGTTTCTGTCAAACGACAAACATATTTCTGTTGTCCCTGCGCTCGTGTTCTTTGCCCGTGAAGCCACGCCGAAGTCATTGCCAAAGCAATTAAAACAATCAATTTAATTAATCTATCAGGCGAAGTTTTAGAATCCTCAAGGTTATATCCTCCAGTTTTACAATCCTTAAACATGGCTTCTATGCCATAACGTTGTTTGTAGATTTGAGTTGCACTGTTTAAATCAGTCAGATTAGTTAATAAATACCAGGGTTCCTTTTCTTGCTTACCTCGATATTGTCTTTTCCAATAAGCAGCTAAATTGAAGCGATTAAAGCCTTTCTTTTGAGTTAAACTAATATGTGGATAAAATAAGCGAATACCTGGTTGAATCGGAATGCTACTTAACGGTTGAAACTTTTGTCTTTTCTGTCGGAAAGTTGTATCACATTTTTGACGTAGGACAAAACTCAGATGCTGACCGTGCAACCATTGTGCTAGTTCTATGCTATGAAACTCTCTATCTCCAACGACAACTAATTGATATTTTTTTAATAGCAGAATTACTGGACGTAATACTTGTTTTTGTTCAGCTAGGTTACAAGCTCCTTTTTTATCTAACAATGTCCAGAAGATCGGGAAAGCTCTTTTTTGATGGATGGCACTGACCATCAAAACATTGTTGTCTTTCCACTGCGTCCTATCAATAGCGATGATTAGTTGGCTTCCAGCTTTGAGTTGACGATCAAAAATCTCTCTAATCAAGGGAAACCATAGAGCAAGTACACTTAAGGAGCCAAGAGATAAAAAACGTTGAACATGGCGACGACGACTGTTTTCTAAAATTGGTAATGGCAGGTGGGCTGCGAGTCTTTCTATCTTGACACTTTTGTGAGATTGTAATAACCATACCAGCATCTTTAAAGTTATTAATTGTGCTGGCTTGAGATATTTTTCTAGGTATTTTTGATAAAATGATGGCAACATTTTTAATGTGGTCTTGTATCAAGTGCGAGACCGTTCTTTTTTATCACAGTTTGATACTTTTTTCTCTATAGAGAGCTTGTTGTCAATAAGCTGACAGTTTTTTGATAAGGGCTGAACCCTGATGTGCAAAGCACATCAGGCTTTGGGGGCGCTTGTCGCCCCCTGAAGCAAGCAGGTCTGTTGATGCCAGGGTTATTCGAGGTAAGTCGCGGTGTTCCTGTCGGTTTGGCGATAGAGGAAATCTTGCTGTTAGATGAATGTAGTCTTGAAGGGGAATGGGAAGGACAAGTACGATTTCTGCCTTTGCGTTAACGATCGCTATTAAGTCCATTCCAAAAAACTGCGATCGCATCTAATATTTCCTCTCCTCCTTGCATAAACTTATCGCGATCAAAGTCTGCATGGAAATAAACCTCTTCTAATTCTTCTAAGGTATGTCCCGCGTGTTGCCCTTCAACGCGATTATGCCAAGTAAAGAAAGCTAACCTTAGTTGCGGATGCCTTGACTGTTTTATTCTTAGCAAACCTTCTTCTAATTCTTGCCAAAAACCAGCCGCAGCCCAATTTTCCACTGCAAAGCTAGCGCCTTCAGCAATTAAAGGATCGTCGCTACCATAAAGGCGAATCAACTCATCGCAGAAGTGCAATGTAGTTGCACTACCATGTTTGCGCTTACCTATATCTGCATAACTTAGTCCCAAGCCTTCCGCGACTCCAATCAACCATTCAAAATGAGCCGCTTTAAAACGACAAATTCCACCATCTACAGTACCTTCAATACTGACTAATTCTGGATCGCCTTCTAAATCTTTTTCATCTTCTGTTTGGGCAGCATTACCGCCTATTTTTTGCCCAACTTTGCGATAAATTACGCCTAATTCATTTAACAATATTTCCCTACTAGCACGAGACTGTTGCAAAGTAGAAGCATTAATAGTTTTGGCTAAAGCAGCTAATAAAAACTGATTAGAGAATACCGAAAATTGCTGGATAAAGTGCCGTAATTCTTCATCATTAGCAGTACCTTGACTAAACCAACGGGTATAAATATTATTAGTAATAACTGAGTGCTGAAAGAATTTATTTTCAACTTCACCCAAAAACTCTTGAAATTCTGCTACTTGCTGTTGAGTTAATTCGCCTTGCTGCAAACGTTTTGTAATGCGCTCAGAAATAGTGACGTGGGGAGTTACTGATATAACTTGAGACATAATGCTGCTCCGATATTAAATAAATTGAGGGGTGAAGAGTTAATAATTCAAACAACCTTTTACACAACCAGAGTAAATTTTATACATCATCTGCGTTTATCTGCGGTTAAATTCAAAACAAAAAAACTAAGCAAGCCAACTATATACATAATCTTTGTCCTCCAAAGAAACAGCATTTTGCGTCAACTTCAAAGGATGGAAAGTATCAACCATCACAGCCAATTCATCAGTTTTTTCCTTACCAAGTGACCCTTCATACATTCCAGGGTGTGGGCCATGAGGAATACCGCTAGGATGAACTGTTATTGACGATCGCTCTATGCCTTTACGCGAGATAAAATTGCCTTCAACGTAATAAATCATTTCATCTGAATCAACGTTGGAATGGTTATATGGTGAAGGGATTCCCGCAGGATGATAATCTAATAATCGTGGGACAAAAGAACAAATAACAAACCCTGGAGCCGTAAAAGTTTGATGAACTGTTGGGGGTTGATGAATACGACCTGTAATCGGTTCAAAGTCTGCTATATTAAACGCAAACGGCCAAAGATGACCATCCCACCCTACAACGTCTAATGGATGGTGGCGATAAAGAAAACTGGTAATATGATTTCTTGCTTTAACGCGCACCTCAAATTCACCTGTTTTATCAAAGGTAATTAGTTCTTCAGGTGGGCGAATATCTCGCTCGTTATAGGGAGAATGCTCTAAAAATTGACCGTAACGGTTGATGTAGCGTTGTGGAGGTTCTATATGTCCGTAGGATTCAATTACTAGCATTCTTTGCCCTACGTTTGTATCAGGAAGAATGCGCCATACTACTCCTGTCGGAATTACTAAATAATCTCCAGGGTGATAACGGATAATTCCATACTGGCTTTCCAATATACCTGTACCGTCGTGAATGAAAATGATTTCATCGCCTTGAGCAAAACGATACCAATACTGCATTGGTTCAGTAGGTCGCGCAATATAGATACAGACATCGGAGTTAGCCATGAGGGGGAGACGAGATGCGATCGCATCCCCTCCTTCAACTACACTAGCTGTACGGATATGATGGGGACGTAAAGCACCTTCTTCTGCATAGGCAATTTCTATCTTTTTTTCAAATAATATCTTGGCTATTTGAGTAGGGGGATGCAAATGATAAAGCAGGGATTGAATACCTGAAAAGCCATGAATCCCCATTAATTCTTCGTGATACAAAGAACCGTTGGCTTGTCTAAATTGGGAGTGTCTTTTATGAGGAACATTCCCCAATTTATAGTAATAACTCATGCTTTCCCCCTGTTAGCGGTTAGCCTATTGAGGACAAAAATAATAGATGTAGCTGTAGTCAAAGTGACAGATAATTAACCACAGATAAACACAGATTGACACAGATGGACTAAATGAGTAATGCTACGAAGTCTAATTACTAATTGCTGGTCATTGTTAATTGTCAAAGGTTTCCTCGTCGTGATTGTTCTTGTTCAATTGCTACAAATAAAGCTTTAAAATTACCTTCGCCAAAGCCTTGTGCGCCATGTCGTTCGATAATTTCAAAAAATACTGTTGGTCTATCTTGCACTGTTTGGGTAAATATTTGGAGTAGATACCCCTCTTCATCTCGATCAACTAAGATTCCTAATTCGGCTAATTTATCAATTGGCTCATTGATTTTCCCTACCCTTGCTTCTAATTCTTGGTAATAACTTGGCGGTACGTTTAAAAATTCTACTCCTGCTTCTCTGAGTTTCGTAACTGTTTCGATAATGTTGTCAGTCGCTAAAGCAATGTGTTGTACACCAGGATCATGGTTATATTCCAGATATTCTGTTATCTGGGATTTACATTTACCATTTGCTGGCTCATTAATTGGTAGTTTAATTCTACCTGTGCCATTTTTCATTACTTTAGATGCTAAGGCGGAATACTCTGTAGAAATAGCTTTTTCGTCAAAGTGCGCTAAGACATTAAAACCCATTGTTTCTTCAAAGAAGCGCACCCATTTATCCATTGCGCCCATTTCTACATTGCCGACAATATGATCGATGTGCTTTAATCCTATTTTATTGTTGTTAGCGACTACTTTGTACCGACGTTGGAACGCTGGAGCAAATACGCCAGAGTAATTATGACGCTCAACAAATTTAATTAAAACATCACCGTAGACATGAATTGCTGAGTAACGCAGTACCCCAAATTCGTCTTCTTCTTCGGTGGGAGAAATAGCACTAACCGCACCCCGTTTGGTTGACTCTTGGTAAGCAGCAACAGCATCGGGTACTTCTAGAGCAATAACTGCGATCGCATCCCCATGTTTCTGTACACTTTGAGCTATGGGATGCTCTGGATTCATTGCTGTACTTAAAACAAACCTGATATCCCCTTGCTCCATTACATACGAGGCGATTTCTCGACTACCTGTTTCTAAACCTCGATAAGCAGTATTGGTGAACCCAAAACACTTTTCATAAAAAATAGCTGCTTGTTTAGCATTACCAACATAAAATTCTAGATGATCAAAGCGGTGTATTGGGAATAAATCACTCATTAACTGCTTACTTTCAACAGCTTCTTTTGCTGCGAAACTGTTCGGGAAATTATGATTAGTGGGTTGTTTAAGTGGAGATACTGTCATTTTTTCCTTACTTTATATACATTTAAAGAATAATTAACTATTGAAATGAATGCTTCTAACTATGTATTACATCTTTTTGTTAATTATCAAAGACCATCTTGAGAAAGATATATATTTTTTTAAGCATCCCCCCAAAGATAGGTTTAAGTAATTTACTAAATAGCTTAACTTAGTGAGTTTCAAGTAACTTAAGAAAAAACGCAGGAAAATTTATAAATTTAGAGCATAAAGAGTTATTAGTAGTGAGCATTAACTCATACTAAAAAAGTAGGGTAATTACAGACATTACTAAATAACCAGCTAAATTTAAACAACCAACTATGCTAACGCAAAAACTTTGTTTTTGGCAGTTAAAACATTGATAGCGACAGCCATTGATCTAGCTATAATAAAAACAATAGCCTGATTAAAGACGACTCTCATTTACTGCTAACCAAACAGATAAAATTGTTTTCTAAGTGACAAATTCTAAACTTAACGATTGATAATTAATTCATAATACAATTATAGATTCTTTTATTAGGTAACGACAACTAATCAGATAGTGCAACTTAAGTGGTAACTAGATCACTAATAACTGTAGAGGGAGGTAATATACCTGATGTTGGCATCGTTAAAAGTGCTGTTAGATTCAGTAGTAGATTATGCGGGGTTGTTCCCTCCAGCTAAACTGACGATGGCGGAAGCGATCGCCAATTACGCGCAATACCTGTGCGATCGCTATAATTGGATGTTAGGTCGCTTTGTACTACCAGCATCACGGTTACTTGAATTTGAGGAAATATTAGCAAAATTAGCCTTAACCGAGGAAAAAACGCAGCAGTGGTCTTTAAGCTTAATTCTTTCTCAAAATTGGCAGTTAGAACTAGAGCAAGTTAAATTGTGGCAAGAGCGGGGTAGAATTGCGATCGCATCCCTAGAATTTCCCCCCCTACCACCTACAGAAATAGAAAAAGTTATTCCTCCTCTGCCTAACTCGGTGGAAGCTTTTTGTGAAATCCCCTTTAATGCAGACTTACAAGCATATTTCACAATTTTAAAAAACTCCCCCATTGCCGCTAAAATTAGAACTGGAGGCATAACCGCCGAAGCATTTCCTAGCACTAATCAACTGTGTGAATATATCTTTGCATTTGCAGACGCTAAAATTCCCTTCAAAGCAACAGCAGGTTTGCACTATCTATTACCAGGAAAATATCGTTTAACATACGAACCAGATAGCCAACTAGCAACAATGTACGGCTTTTTAAACGTTACCCTGTTAACAGCATTTATTTACACACAAAAATTCACCCAACAACAAGCACTAAATTTACTTCAAGAAACATCAATAAATTCTTTTCAATTTAAGCCAGATAGTATTACTTGGCAACAGCAGCAACTAAGCATTTTAGATATAGAGAAAAGTCGCCAGTTCTTCCGTTCCTTTGGTTCATGCTCATTTCAGGAACCAATAGCAGATCTTATAACTTACGCATTTTTACCAAATACTGAGGCTTTAGAAGCTGGTGATACTACAGTTTAATCCCCAATACTTGGGTGTAAGCTCCTCGCGCCTGGGTAACGCCGATGGTGCGCTCTGCTGATTCAATCATGGGTCGTCTGAGACTCACAACTATAAATTGTGCTTGTTGTGCTTGCTGTTTGATCATTCTAGATAGTCGTTCTACGTTTGCCCCATCAAGAAACATATCGACTTCATCAAAAGCATAAAACGGTGAGGGACGATAGCGTTGTAAGGCAAAGATAAAGCTAAGTGCTGTAAGGGATTTTTCACCACCTGACATGGAAGCAAGTCGCTGTACTGGTTTACCTTTGGGGTGAGCGACTAAGTTTAAGCCACCGTTAAATGGGTCTTCGGGGTCGTCGAGTTGTAGGTAGCCATCACCATCAGAAAGTGTGGCAAAAATAGTTTGGAAGTTTTCATTAACTGCATCGAATGCTTCTTTAAAAGCGTGTAGCCGTAAGGTAGTAAAATTTTCAATTCTTAATAGTAATTCGGTACGTTCTGCTTCTAGAGTTGTTAGTTTTTC includes the following:
- a CDS encoding IS4 family transposase → MLPSFYQKYLEKYLKPAQLITLKMLVWLLQSHKSVKIERLAAHLPLPILENSRRRHVQRFLSLGSLSVLALWFPLIREIFDRQLKAGSQLIIAIDRTQWKDNNVLMVSAIHQKRAFPIFWTLLDKKGACNLAEQKQVLRPVILLLKKYQLVVVGDREFHSIELAQWLHGQHLSFVLRQKCDTTFRQKRQKFQPLSSIPIQPGIRLFYPHISLTQKKGFNRFNLAAYWKRQYRGKQEKEPWYLLTNLTDLNSATQIYKQRYGIEAMFKDCKTGGYNLEDSKTSPDRLIKLIVLIALAMTSAWLHGQRTRAQGQQKYVCRLTETGRTRRRHSNFWIGLYGESWLVGFHECQLWVEEMLNLIANKKSFYQRGLRAISLIDQPL
- a CDS encoding homogentisate 1,2-dioxygenase — translated: MSYYYKLGNVPHKRHSQFRQANGSLYHEELMGIHGFSGIQSLLYHLHPPTQIAKILFEKKIEIAYAEEGALRPHHIRTASVVEGGDAIASRLPLMANSDVCIYIARPTEPMQYWYRFAQGDEIIFIHDGTGILESQYGIIRYHPGDYLVIPTGVVWRILPDTNVGQRMLVIESYGHIEPPQRYINRYGQFLEHSPYNERDIRPPEELITFDKTGEFEVRVKARNHITSFLYRHHPLDVVGWDGHLWPFAFNIADFEPITGRIHQPPTVHQTFTAPGFVICSFVPRLLDYHPAGIPSPYNHSNVDSDEMIYYVEGNFISRKGIERSSITVHPSGIPHGPHPGMYEGSLGKEKTDELAVMVDTFHPLKLTQNAVSLEDKDYVYSWLA
- the hppD gene encoding 4-hydroxyphenylpyruvate dioxygenase, which gives rise to MTVSPLKQPTNHNFPNSFAAKEAVESKQLMSDLFPIHRFDHLEFYVGNAKQAAIFYEKCFGFTNTAYRGLETGSREIASYVMEQGDIRFVLSTAMNPEHPIAQSVQKHGDAIAVIALEVPDAVAAYQESTKRGAVSAISPTEEEDEFGVLRYSAIHVYGDVLIKFVERHNYSGVFAPAFQRRYKVVANNNKIGLKHIDHIVGNVEMGAMDKWVRFFEETMGFNVLAHFDEKAISTEYSALASKVMKNGTGRIKLPINEPANGKCKSQITEYLEYNHDPGVQHIALATDNIIETVTKLREAGVEFLNVPPSYYQELEARVGKINEPIDKLAELGILVDRDEEGYLLQIFTQTVQDRPTVFFEIIERHGAQGFGEGNFKALFVAIEQEQSRRGNL